In a genomic window of Streptomyces sp. NBC_01231:
- a CDS encoding peptidoglycan-binding protein: MTHTPESTGDETTRMHRFPPHADPAKDPSGASAGRSPDGPRYAPPRRRRARTTAALIALAVVLSGAGVAAYGFGGGNGEKSEKGSGLPPATALVTRSDLAQQDTVTGSLGYGDKQPLTSGASGTVIWLPKLGATIKQGQNALKADGRPIPLIHGDTPLYRELRAGTKGPDVAEVERALAALGYTGFTADEEYSDQTAAAVKRWQKHLGVPQTGTVRPADLVVADGEIRVTGQEVKKGQILQPGSPVLTYTGTSRVVAIDLDAKKQKLVRRGDKVTVVLPDGAHAAGTITSVGKVASTEGGDGAPGEGDGKTVIKVTVRIDKKDRGKLGSYDGAPVDVEITSAEKKNVLAVPISALLALSEGGYGVQVVKGSVSSTVAVETGMFANGRVEITGAGLKAGDKVGVPR; this comes from the coding sequence ATGACGCACACACCCGAATCCACCGGCGACGAGACGACCCGGATGCACCGGTTTCCCCCTCATGCAGACCCGGCAAAGGATCCGTCAGGGGCCTCGGCGGGCAGGTCACCAGACGGCCCGCGGTACGCCCCACCGCGTCGCCGCCGCGCCCGCACCACCGCCGCGCTGATCGCCCTCGCGGTCGTCCTCAGCGGGGCCGGCGTGGCGGCGTACGGCTTCGGCGGCGGCAACGGCGAGAAGTCCGAAAAGGGCAGCGGTCTGCCGCCGGCGACCGCACTGGTGACCCGCTCCGACCTCGCCCAGCAGGACACCGTCACCGGCAGCCTCGGCTACGGCGACAAGCAGCCCCTGACCAGCGGCGCGTCGGGTACCGTGATCTGGCTGCCGAAGCTCGGTGCCACCATCAAGCAGGGCCAGAACGCGCTCAAGGCCGACGGTCGGCCCATCCCCCTCATCCACGGCGACACACCTCTCTACCGCGAACTGCGCGCCGGCACGAAAGGCCCCGACGTCGCCGAGGTGGAACGGGCCCTGGCCGCCCTCGGCTACACCGGCTTCACCGCCGACGAGGAGTACTCCGACCAGACCGCGGCCGCCGTCAAGCGCTGGCAGAAGCACCTCGGAGTGCCACAGACGGGCACGGTCAGGCCCGCGGACCTGGTCGTTGCCGACGGTGAGATACGCGTCACCGGCCAGGAGGTGAAGAAGGGCCAGATACTCCAGCCCGGCTCACCCGTGCTGACGTACACCGGCACCAGCCGGGTTGTCGCCATCGACCTCGACGCGAAGAAGCAGAAACTCGTCCGCCGTGGCGACAAGGTCACCGTCGTCCTGCCCGACGGTGCACACGCGGCCGGGACCATCACCTCCGTCGGCAAGGTCGCCAGCACCGAAGGCGGGGACGGCGCTCCGGGAGAGGGCGACGGCAAGACCGTCATCAAGGTCACCGTCCGGATCGACAAGAAGGACAGGGGAAAGCTCGGCAGCTACGACGGCGCGCCCGTCGATGTGGAGATCACCTCCGCGGAGAAGAAGAACGTGCTGGCCGTGCCCATCTCCGCGCTCCTCGCGCTGTCGGAGGGCGGCTACGGCGTCCAGGTCGTCAAGGGCTCCGTCAGCAGCACGGTCGCGGTGGAGACGGGCATGTTCGCGAACGGCCGGGTCGAGATCACCGGCGCCGGACTGAAGGCGGGCGACAAGGTCGGGGTGCCGCGATGA
- a CDS encoding response regulator transcription factor, with protein sequence MRVLIAEDERMLADAVAEGLREEAFAVDVVHDGDSALERLAVNDYDVLLLDRDLPVVHGDEVCRAVVESGDRTRVLMVTAASDVPSRIEGLAIGADDYLTKPFAFEELVARVHALARRAQPAGPPTYERAGLRVETARREVYRDGHYVSLARKEFAVLLELLRADGAVVSAEELLERAWDEHIDPFTNVVRVTVMKLRKKLGPPQVIQTVPGSGYQIP encoded by the coding sequence ATGAGAGTGCTGATCGCCGAGGACGAGCGGATGCTGGCCGACGCCGTCGCCGAGGGGCTGCGTGAGGAGGCGTTCGCCGTCGACGTCGTGCACGACGGGGATTCCGCTCTGGAACGCCTTGCCGTGAACGACTACGACGTGCTCCTCCTGGACCGCGATCTGCCCGTCGTACACGGCGACGAGGTGTGCCGGGCCGTCGTCGAATCCGGCGACCGCACCCGCGTCCTCATGGTCACCGCCGCCTCCGATGTGCCCTCCCGCATCGAGGGCCTCGCCATCGGAGCCGACGACTACCTCACCAAACCCTTCGCCTTCGAGGAACTCGTCGCCCGCGTCCACGCCCTGGCCCGCCGCGCCCAGCCCGCGGGCCCGCCCACCTACGAACGGGCCGGCCTGCGGGTGGAGACGGCCCGCCGCGAGGTCTACCGCGACGGCCACTACGTATCCCTCGCACGCAAGGAATTCGCCGTCCTGCTGGAACTACTGCGGGCGGACGGCGCGGTCGTCTCGGCCGAGGAACTCCTGGAGCGGGCCTGGGACGAGCACATCGATCCGTTCACCAACGTCGTCCGCGTGACCGTGATGAAACTACGCAAGAAACTCGGGCCGCCGCAGGTCATCCAGACCGTCCCGGGCTCGGGGTACCAGATCCCATGA
- a CDS encoding ATP-binding protein, with protein sequence MKLTSRLQRLPIRVRLTLLYGALFMACGVILLGVTYLLLDAGLTDRFDGVALQITKEGGIAPVPEASTHNLPSEPAAGLAGSPELRELQDRYRAATLQSLLRQGALALGVLTVVATLFGYLMAGRVLRPLNRISQTARRITSRGDLSERLAFTGPRDEVTQLADTFDSMMGRLEKSFQDQQRFIADASHELRTPLAINRTLIEVALRRKTATEDTKRLGTSLLAVNERNERLINGLLALAKGETEVANRTPVDLTELARHTAELHQSQAAEAGIGLRLDTRPATTSGNAVMLERIIHNLLENAIRYNEPNGWVRLTTRTTPHGAATLTVENTGPVVACQDIEALFQPFRRLGADRTDSERGSGLGLAIVRAIARSHDGDVTAAPRERGGLMVTTTLPG encoded by the coding sequence ATGAAGCTCACCTCGCGGCTGCAGCGTCTCCCCATCCGCGTCCGGCTCACGCTCCTGTACGGCGCCCTGTTCATGGCCTGCGGCGTGATCCTGCTCGGCGTGACCTATCTGCTGCTCGACGCGGGACTGACCGACCGGTTCGACGGCGTGGCCCTGCAGATCACCAAGGAGGGCGGGATCGCCCCGGTACCCGAAGCGTCCACCCACAACCTCCCGTCGGAGCCCGCCGCCGGACTGGCCGGCAGTCCCGAGCTACGCGAACTCCAGGACCGCTACCGGGCCGCGACCCTGCAGTCCCTGCTCCGCCAAGGCGCCCTCGCCCTGGGCGTGCTCACCGTCGTGGCCACGCTGTTCGGCTACCTGATGGCCGGCCGCGTGCTGCGTCCCCTCAACCGCATCTCCCAGACCGCGCGCCGCATCACCTCCCGCGGCGACCTCAGTGAGCGGCTGGCCTTCACCGGCCCCCGCGACGAGGTCACCCAGCTCGCCGACACCTTCGACTCGATGATGGGACGCCTGGAGAAGTCCTTCCAGGACCAGCAGCGCTTCATCGCGGACGCCTCCCACGAACTGCGCACGCCCCTCGCCATCAACCGGACCCTCATCGAGGTGGCCCTGCGCCGCAAGACCGCAACCGAAGACACCAAACGCCTCGGCACCTCACTGCTCGCCGTCAACGAACGCAACGAAAGACTGATCAACGGCCTCCTCGCGCTGGCCAAGGGCGAGACAGAGGTCGCCAACCGGACACCCGTGGACCTCACCGAACTCGCCCGTCACACCGCCGAGTTGCACCAGTCACAGGCAGCCGAAGCAGGTATCGGCCTCCGGCTCGACACCAGGCCCGCCACCACCTCGGGCAACGCCGTGATGCTGGAGCGCATCATCCACAACCTGCTTGAGAACGCCATCCGCTATAACGAACCGAACGGCTGGGTCCGCCTCACCACCCGCACCACCCCGCACGGCGCCGCAACCCTCACGGTCGAGAACACCGGCCCCGTGGTCGCCTGCCAGGACATCGAGGCGCTGTTCCAGCCTTTCCGTCGCCTGGGAGCGGACCGCACCGACTCCGAGCGGGGCTCGGGCCTCGGCCTGGCGATCGTACGAGCCATCGCGCGCTCCCACGACGGCGATGTGACCGCGGCCCCCCGGGAACGCGGCGGGCTCATGGTCACCACCACCCTCCCAGGGTGA
- a CDS encoding FBP domain-containing protein, producing MKPLTEHDIRTSFVNCSKGEAKRLPLPKNLADLDHWDDLDFLGWFDLSAPDRKYLVVERADELVGLSLRSPSGNRGFLRRSLCSLCLTTHPGSGVSLMTAPKAGPAGRQGNSVGLYICADLDCSLYVRGRKKAAPGGRMEESLTVEQQIERLRDNLDAFVERVFH from the coding sequence ATGAAACCCCTGACCGAGCACGACATCCGCACCTCGTTCGTCAACTGCTCGAAGGGCGAGGCCAAACGCCTCCCCCTGCCCAAGAACCTGGCGGACCTCGACCACTGGGACGACCTGGACTTCCTGGGCTGGTTCGATCTGTCCGCGCCCGATCGCAAGTACCTCGTCGTCGAACGCGCCGATGAACTCGTCGGCCTGTCCCTGCGCTCCCCTTCCGGCAACCGCGGCTTCCTGCGCCGCAGCCTGTGCTCGCTGTGCCTGACCACCCATCCCGGCAGCGGCGTCTCCCTCATGACCGCCCCCAAGGCAGGCCCGGCCGGCCGCCAAGGCAACTCGGTGGGCCTCTACATCTGCGCCGACCTGGACTGCTCGCTGTACGTACGGGGCAGGAAGAAGGCTGCACCGGGCGGGCGCATGGAGGAGTCCCTCACTGTCGAGCAGCAGATCGAGCGCCTGCGCGACAACCTCGACGCGTTCGTGGAGCGGGTCTTCCACTGA
- a CDS encoding MFS transporter: protein MSKKHPGGESLPSTPSTATDRSPDREVPAATPAPDPEPAPDPKRWWALAVIALAQLMVILDGTIVNIALPSAQHALGMSDADRQWVITAYTLAFGGLLLLGGRIADLVGRKRTFVIGLAGFAAASALGGAAAGPGMLFAARALQGAFAAVLAPSALSLLTTTFTDPKERARAFGVYGALAGGGSAVGLIVGGLLTEYLNWRWSLYVNVPIALAALLGAPAFLRDRSGRRGGHLDVPGALLGCVGLVALVYGFSEAEPRGWTSPSVLTLLVAGVILLAAFVWWQSRAASPLLPLRIVKDRVRAGSLATMGLATIGMFGVFLFLTYYLQVVLGYPPVRTGLAFVPISAGIVIGATQIAARLLPRTAPRTLMSSGMVLAAAGMVLLSSLTVHAQYLSHVLPALLLLGLGMGLTFMPVYATATAGVPAQDAGVASAVLNTVQQMGASLGTVLLNTIATGATSRYVHSHVHDPADGGATLNEGMVHGFSVAYWCSAGVLLLAALVAGLTVRHKTPKHAGNDAPA, encoded by the coding sequence ATGAGCAAGAAACATCCCGGAGGGGAATCCCTCCCTTCCACCCCTTCCACGGCCACCGACCGTTCCCCGGACCGCGAGGTTCCCGCCGCGACTCCCGCACCGGATCCGGAACCGGCACCGGATCCGAAGCGCTGGTGGGCGCTGGCCGTCATCGCCCTCGCCCAGCTGATGGTGATCCTTGACGGCACCATCGTGAACATCGCGCTGCCCTCCGCCCAGCACGCTCTCGGCATGTCGGACGCCGACCGGCAGTGGGTGATCACCGCCTACACGCTGGCCTTCGGCGGGCTGCTGCTGCTCGGCGGCCGGATCGCCGATCTGGTGGGCCGCAAGCGCACCTTCGTCATCGGCCTGGCCGGGTTCGCCGCGGCCTCCGCGCTGGGCGGCGCGGCGGCCGGTCCCGGGATGCTGTTCGCGGCGCGGGCCCTGCAAGGTGCGTTCGCGGCGGTCCTGGCGCCCTCGGCCCTGTCGCTGCTGACGACGACGTTCACCGACCCCAAGGAGCGGGCCAGGGCGTTCGGGGTCTACGGTGCGCTGGCCGGCGGCGGCAGCGCGGTCGGGCTGATCGTGGGCGGTCTGCTGACCGAGTACCTGAACTGGCGCTGGTCCCTGTACGTCAACGTGCCCATCGCGCTGGCCGCCCTGCTCGGTGCACCGGCCTTCCTGCGCGACCGCTCCGGCCGCCGGGGCGGGCACCTGGACGTGCCGGGCGCGCTGCTGGGCTGCGTCGGGCTCGTCGCCCTCGTGTACGGCTTCAGCGAGGCCGAACCTCGCGGCTGGACCAGCCCGTCGGTGCTCACGCTGCTCGTGGCCGGCGTGATCTTGCTCGCCGCCTTCGTGTGGTGGCAGAGCCGCGCGGCGAGCCCGCTGCTGCCGCTGCGCATCGTCAAGGACCGTGTCCGGGCCGGATCGCTCGCGACGATGGGCTTGGCCACCATCGGCATGTTCGGCGTCTTCCTGTTCCTGACGTACTACCTGCAGGTCGTCCTCGGCTACCCGCCGGTGCGGACGGGCCTGGCCTTCGTGCCGATTTCAGCCGGCATCGTCATCGGCGCGACCCAGATCGCGGCCCGCCTGCTGCCACGCACGGCGCCGCGCACCTTGATGTCGTCCGGCATGGTGCTGGCCGCCGCCGGCATGGTGCTGCTCAGCAGCCTGACCGTGCATGCGCAGTACCTCTCGCACGTGCTGCCCGCCCTGCTGCTGCTCGGCCTGGGCATGGGCCTGACCTTCATGCCGGTCTACGCGACGGCCACCGCCGGCGTGCCCGCGCAGGACGCCGGTGTGGCCTCGGCTGTCCTCAACACCGTTCAGCAGATGGGCGCTTCGCTGGGCACCGTACTGCTCAACACCATCGCCACCGGCGCCACCAGCCGTTACGTCCACTCCCACGTGCACGATCCGGCCGACGGCGGCGCGACCCTCAACGAAGGCATGGTGCACGGCTTCTCCGTCGCCTACTGGTGCTCGGCGGGCGTCCTGCTGCTCGCCGCCCTGGTAGCGGGCCTCACCGTACGGCACAAGACGCCGAAGCACGCCGGAAACGACGCACCGGCCTAG
- a CDS encoding GPP34 family phosphoprotein, with product MDLTLPQQIYLCAYAFKKNKFPATLLQFRGQRLRAAALTELVLAGQAETDGRRVRVLGDQSPTDPFLTSVWEELHARPKKWMALVHNTAHKAEKPVENQLTAAGIIEKKTGRTLSLLGGSKVVLRREEEARAVQQALRTRVTTTPDPSTLPLAQVALPVIALESDATMGVVLNRSERRKHKDTLEELAKKFDREIPGLRKALSNSVLSSRSVGGGWS from the coding sequence ATGGATCTCACGCTTCCGCAGCAGATCTACCTGTGTGCCTACGCCTTCAAGAAGAACAAGTTTCCGGCTACTCTTCTGCAGTTCCGCGGGCAGCGGCTGCGCGCTGCTGCCCTGACCGAGCTAGTCCTTGCGGGACAGGCTGAGACCGACGGGCGCCGGGTTCGCGTACTTGGAGACCAATCACCGACGGATCCGTTTCTTACCTCTGTGTGGGAAGAGCTGCACGCGAGGCCGAAAAAGTGGATGGCACTGGTGCACAACACCGCGCACAAGGCGGAGAAACCGGTCGAAAACCAGCTGACGGCTGCTGGGATTATCGAAAAGAAGACCGGCCGCACCTTGAGTCTGCTCGGAGGGAGCAAAGTTGTCTTGCGGCGGGAAGAGGAGGCCCGAGCTGTGCAGCAAGCATTGCGCACGCGGGTCACCACCACTCCCGACCCGTCCACTCTGCCCCTGGCGCAAGTGGCACTGCCGGTGATCGCCCTGGAGAGCGACGCGACCATGGGGGTCGTACTGAACCGTTCCGAGCGCCGCAAACACAAGGATACGCTTGAGGAACTCGCCAAGAAATTCGATCGAGAAATACCGGGCCTGCGCAAAGCCCTGTCAAACTCGGTGCTTTCCAGTCGGTCTGTCGGCGGCGGATGGAGCTGA
- a CDS encoding S9 family peptidase — MTLPKPISVEELFAPPVRSRASLSPDGTKIAYLAPWGNHLNLWIESVDAPGDARRVTSEDRNLLSYHWTDDPRWLLYTRDQGGDENRHLYRVDLEDPDAAATGLTPFPGARIMDLKLPAGRPGKAVFSSNSRNPATFDLFELDIATGDLRTLAENTGGAATTLFHGGSKGPFASDVTEQGELRLSRWNEATQTLCHIAQFEGEDYPLGVYPLEVTADAGGVLFGSNRGSDRLRLARLDAETGEETEVDSHPQYDLDTRARVFPALPSPLIFSRRTGELIGVRYLGERLVINALDPHFAEVLENLRNLSDGDLAHISSDESEQRWVVSFTHDRDPGATYFYDHSSGESRLLFRPLGHLDPEQLAPMTPVTITARDGLALPSHLTLPIRTEPHQLPLVLLVHGGPWDRDSWGFNPLVQLLANRGYAVLQVNFRSSTGYGKSFMKAGIGELAGKMHDDLIDGVNWAIQQGYADPDRVAILGGSYGGYAALVGVTFTPDVFAAAVDIFGVSDLANFLRNQPEFVRPALAANWFRWVGDPADPQQEADMLARSPISRVDQVRTPLLIAQGANDARVAQAESDNMVQALRARGVPVEYILMADEGHSIENPENLIAVYHAVERFLDEHLGHGRDAT; from the coding sequence ATGACACTGCCGAAGCCGATCAGCGTCGAGGAGCTCTTTGCCCCTCCCGTCCGTTCGAGGGCCTCCCTCTCGCCGGACGGCACCAAGATCGCGTACCTGGCTCCTTGGGGAAACCACCTGAACCTGTGGATCGAGAGTGTCGACGCGCCCGGGGACGCGCGGCGGGTCACCTCCGAGGACCGCAACCTGCTGAGCTACCACTGGACCGACGATCCGAGGTGGCTGCTCTATACCCGTGACCAGGGAGGTGACGAGAACCGGCACCTGTACCGCGTCGATCTCGAAGACCCGGACGCAGCGGCTACCGGCCTCACCCCCTTTCCCGGCGCACGCATCATGGATCTGAAGCTGCCCGCCGGGCGGCCGGGGAAGGCGGTGTTCTCCTCGAACAGCCGGAATCCCGCCACGTTCGACCTCTTCGAGCTGGACATCGCCACCGGTGACCTGCGGACCCTCGCAGAGAACACCGGAGGCGCTGCCACCACCCTTTTCCATGGCGGCAGCAAAGGCCCCTTCGCCAGTGACGTCACCGAACAGGGCGAGCTACGGCTCTCGCGCTGGAACGAGGCCACGCAGACGTTGTGCCACATCGCGCAGTTCGAGGGTGAGGACTATCCGCTGGGCGTCTATCCGCTGGAGGTCACCGCCGACGCCGGCGGCGTTCTCTTCGGTTCGAACCGGGGCTCGGACAGACTCCGCCTGGCCCGGCTGGATGCAGAAACCGGCGAGGAGACGGAGGTCGACTCCCACCCGCAGTACGACCTGGACACACGAGCCCGTGTCTTTCCCGCACTGCCCTCGCCGCTCATCTTCAGCCGACGTACCGGCGAGCTCATCGGAGTTCGCTACCTCGGGGAACGACTGGTGATCAACGCACTGGACCCGCACTTCGCCGAGGTCTTGGAGAACCTGAGGAATCTGTCCGATGGCGACCTGGCCCACATCTCGTCCGACGAGAGCGAGCAGCGGTGGGTCGTCAGCTTCACCCACGACCGCGATCCCGGGGCCACATACTTCTACGACCACTCCTCGGGCGAGAGTCGCCTACTGTTCCGGCCCCTTGGCCACCTGGATCCCGAGCAGCTGGCACCGATGACACCGGTGACGATCACCGCTCGGGACGGTCTCGCGCTCCCCTCCCACCTGACACTGCCAATCAGGACAGAGCCGCACCAGCTGCCGTTGGTCCTGCTTGTGCACGGCGGTCCCTGGGACCGAGACAGCTGGGGGTTCAACCCTCTCGTCCAACTGCTGGCCAACCGGGGCTACGCGGTGCTTCAGGTGAACTTCCGCAGCTCCACGGGGTACGGCAAGTCGTTCATGAAGGCCGGCATCGGGGAGCTGGCCGGCAAAATGCACGACGACCTGATCGACGGTGTGAACTGGGCCATCCAGCAGGGATACGCGGACCCGGACCGGGTGGCGATCCTGGGCGGCTCCTACGGTGGCTATGCGGCACTGGTCGGAGTCACCTTCACGCCCGATGTCTTCGCCGCTGCGGTGGACATCTTCGGGGTCTCCGACCTCGCCAACTTCCTGCGCAACCAGCCGGAATTCGTCCGGCCGGCCCTTGCCGCCAACTGGTTCCGCTGGGTCGGCGACCCCGCGGATCCGCAACAGGAGGCCGACATGCTGGCCCGCTCACCGATCAGCCGGGTGGACCAGGTCCGTACACCGCTGCTCATCGCCCAGGGCGCCAACGACGCCCGGGTAGCGCAGGCAGAATCCGACAACATGGTCCAGGCTCTCCGGGCACGGGGGGTCCCCGTCGAGTACATACTCATGGCGGACGAAGGGCACTCCATCGAGAACCCGGAGAACTTGATCGCCGTGTACCACGCAGTGGAGCGCTTCTTGGACGAGCATCTCGGACACGGCCGGGACGCTACGTAG
- a CDS encoding PhoX family protein, producing MRRRGGDAQRGRPWRLPLEDRLLLLAKYWRTNLTLQQVAPIFRGSKPAVNRVLHHLALLAISPTRGPRKDAVYIVDGTLAPTHDRSVAKSSKNYRYSTNLQVVIDANSRQGNKHGHILELEEQRGDAAAKNFHWKLLPVCGAPKNPSTYFAGFDKSQVSPISCPDSAAFDEHDNLWIATNGAELGFHDGLFTVPLNGAERGHVKQFLSMPKGAECGGPIITQDRILVAPQHPGETTGATAENPGSA from the coding sequence GTGCGGCGTCGTGGTGGTGACGCTCAACGAGGCCGACCTTGGAGACTGCCGCTGGAAGACCGGCTGTTGCTGCTGGCGAAGTACTGGCGCACGAACCTGACGTTGCAGCAGGTGGCACCGATATTCAGGGGCTCGAAGCCCGCGGTCAACCGCGTCCTCCATCATCTGGCGCTGCTGGCAATCTCGCCGACCCGCGGGCCGCGCAAGGACGCCGTATACATCGTCGACGGCACCCTGGCGCCCACCCATGATCGCAGTGTCGCCAAGTCCAGCAAGAACTATCGGTACTCGACCAACCTGCAGGTCGTGATCGACGCCAACAGCCGCCAGGGCAACAAGCACGGCCACATCCTGGAGTTGGAGGAGCAGCGGGGCGACGCCGCAGCGAAGAACTTCCACTGGAAACTCCTGCCGGTCTGCGGAGCCCCCAAGAACCCCTCGACGTACTTCGCCGGCTTCGACAAGTCCCAGGTCAGCCCGATCTCCTGCCCGGACAGCGCCGCCTTCGACGAGCACGACAACCTGTGGATCGCCACAAACGGGGCCGAACTGGGCTTCCATGACGGCCTCTTCACCGTCCCCCTCAACGGCGCCGAACGGGGGCACGTGAAGCAGTTCCTGTCCATGCCCAAGGGCGCCGAATGCGGCGGCCCCATCATCACCCAAGACCGCATCCTGGTCGCGCCCCAGCACCCGGGCGAGACCACCGGCGCCACAGCCGAGAACCCGGGCTCCGCCTAG